In bacterium, the genomic stretch CCCCACGAAGCCTACCGCTGGACCCTGCCCCAGGTGTACAGCCCCCTCGTGCAGCTGCACCTGCAGCAGCACCGACCCGACGCCGCCCTGGCGGTGCAGCGCCGCTGGGCCGCCCGCCTGCCGGACGATGTGCACGGCCAGCTGGGTCTGGCCAACATGCTCCTCGCGGCCGACCTGCCCCGCGAAGCCCTCCCCGCCCTGGAGAAGGTGCTGCAGGACCATCCGGAGAATCTCGACGCCCGCCTCGGCCGGGCCTGGACGCGCCGCCGCCTGGGTGACGCCGCCGGGGCCCTGGCGGACTTCACCGCAGTCGTCGCGCGGAAGGACAACGCCAACGCCGAGCTGGGCGTCGGTCTGGCCCTGGTCGACCTGGGCCGCTGGGCCGAAGCCGAGGCCCACCTGACGGCGCTCCAGCGCCGCCACCCGGAGCTGTGGGAGGCCGACGAGTCCCTCGCCGCCGTCTACGAGGCCACCGGCCGCATCGCCGAGGCCAGGGCGAGTTGGCGGCGGGTCCTCGCCGCGCGCCCGGGCAACGCCCGGGCACGGGAGAACCTGGCGCGCCTCGGCCCCTGAGATGACGCCCCCCGGCGGGTGCTCAGGCGCCGCCGATCAGGTCGGTCATCTCGTACCGCGCGATCTTCTTGTACAGCCCCTGGCGCGACAGGCCGAGCCGACGCGCCGCGGCCGCCTTGCGGCCCTCGGTCGCCGCCAGCGCCTTGCGGATCAGGTAGCGTTCGAGGATCTCGTTGGCCTGGGTGAGCTCGCGCAGGGTGCCGAGATCCTCGGCCCCGTCCCCCGGCGCCCGCGACGACTGGATCTCGGGCGAGAGGTGGTCGACGCGGATCACCGTGGTGTCGCCGTGCAGGGCGCAGAAGCGCTGCACCTCGTTCTCCAGCTCGCGCACGTTGCCCGGCCACGACCAGGCCTGCAGGCAGGCCAGGGCCCGCTCGGTCAGGCGCATGCGGCCCACCGGCCGGCCCTTCCGCTGCAGGAAGTGGGCGAAGAGCGGCGCCACGTCCTCCGGGCGGTGCCGCAGGGGCGGGATCTGCAGGCACACGACCTTCAGACGATAGAAGAGGTCGAGCCGGAAGCGGCCGACACGGATCTCGTCCTCGAGGTCCTTGTGGGTCGCGGCGACGAAGCGAATGTCGACCGGCTTGGCGTGCAGCTCGCCGATGCGCCGGACGCGGCGCTCCTGCATCACCCGCAGCAGCTTGATCTGCAGGGCCAGCGGCATGTCCCCGATCTCGTCGAGGAAGAAGGTGCCGCCGTGCGCCGCCGCGAGCAGCCCCTTCTTGTCGGACGCCGCGCCGGTGAAGGCGCCGCTCTTGTGGCCGAAGAGTTCGGACTCGAAGAGGGTCTCGGGCAGGGCCGCGCAGTTCTGGCCGACGAAGGGACCCTTGGCACGCTCGCTCCCGGCGTGCAGCGCCGCGGCCACCACCTCCTTGCCCGTGCCGCTCTCGCCGCGCAGCAGGACATTCACGCCGCTGCGCGCCACGTCGGGCACACGCCGGCCGAGGTCGAGCATCTCGCGGCTCGCCCCCACGCAACCCGGGATGCCGGGCACCGGCGCCGGCCGCGGCAGGGGGATCTCGCGGGACCAGGGGTCGCGACTGGCGCCGACCCGCGCGGTGGGCAGGGTCCGCTCGGCAGGCGGCTCGCCGTTCCCGCGCGCCGGCTCGGGAAAGAGCATGAGCTGCGGCGAGGGCAGGGTCGCGGCATGGCCCCGCGGCTCGAGCTGCGGCAGGACCGGTCCGAGCCGGGCGCCGAGACGCTGTCCCCACAGGAAGATGCTCTCGCGCCATCGCTCGCCGGCGGCGAACCAGATGGCCAGGGCGCCGCCCACCTGCCCGCGGTGCAGCAGGGGTTCGACCCAGAGGGCGGCCTCGTCGTCCCGCTGCACCAGCTCTTCGCGGCATTCGACCATGGCCCGCAGCAGCGCGCCCAGGGGCAGGCGTTCGGCGCGGCCGTCGCGGCGGGCCGTTCCCGTCGCCCACTGGAAGAGCACTGCCAGGGGCGCCGACGGGTCGTGTCCCTCGCGGCGCACCACCCACACCGCCGCGCCGCCGGCGCCGTGGGGAAAGCCCCGCACCTCCTCTTCCCAGAACCGATCGGTTTCGTCGCGTGTCCTCATGTCTCCCCTTTCGCCGGTGTGGACCCCGGGCCTTGCAGGGAGTGGGCCGCCCCCGGCGCTTCCGCCAAGACCCGGGACGGCTGGGGTTTCCGGGACCGGTGGCCCCGGGGGCGTCCCGGGCGTGTCCCGAACGGGGACGTCCGGCCTGCGACGGGAACGGCCGGCCCGCAGGGGCCGGCCGTCACCGCCGGATTCGTCGGTCGCGACCGGGTCAGAAGGGCAGCGCGACCCGGGTCGCACCGGGCTTCACCTCGCCGATGCGGATGGCGTCGCTGCCGGGCACGGCGGCCAGATCGACCCCGGGCGGGGCGATGACGACCAGGCCGATGCCCATGTTGAAGACCCGGTGCATCTCGGCCTGGTCCACGCCGCCCTTCTCGCCGATGAGGGTGAAGATTGGCAGCGGCGTCCAGGCGGTCGGATCGATATGGACGCACAGGCCGTCGGGGATCACCCGCGGG encodes the following:
- a CDS encoding sigma 54-interacting transcriptional regulator, with protein sequence MRTRDETDRFWEEEVRGFPHGAGGAAVWVVRREGHDPSAPLAVLFQWATGTARRDGRAERLPLGALLRAMVECREELVQRDDEAALWVEPLLHRGQVGGALAIWFAAGERWRESIFLWGQRLGARLGPVLPQLEPRGHAATLPSPQLMLFPEPARGNGEPPAERTLPTARVGASRDPWSREIPLPRPAPVPGIPGCVGASREMLDLGRRVPDVARSGVNVLLRGESGTGKEVVAAALHAGSERAKGPFVGQNCAALPETLFESELFGHKSGAFTGAASDKKGLLAAAHGGTFFLDEIGDMPLALQIKLLRVMQERRVRRIGELHAKPVDIRFVAATHKDLEDEIRVGRFRLDLFYRLKVVCLQIPPLRHRPEDVAPLFAHFLQRKGRPVGRMRLTERALACLQAWSWPGNVRELENEVQRFCALHGDTTVIRVDHLSPEIQSSRAPGDGAEDLGTLRELTQANEILERYLIRKALAATEGRKAAAARRLGLSRQGLYKKIARYEMTDLIGGA